The following proteins are co-located in the Salvelinus fontinalis isolate EN_2023a chromosome 29, ASM2944872v1, whole genome shotgun sequence genome:
- the LOC129827833 gene encoding lysine-specific demethylase 3B-like isoform X3: MGDSLELIGKRLLLLLNDGRSAAGPEADQSTWTRDWLRGTVRAVSVIGLASPGVEVSGGEATTTAAAGLTVFVEFEDCAWRRRSWVQVYGEEVRAVLVESAIVWANCSQPNQNHPAAGVTSGIAWPALVFRCLVDRVGLGSLVPVEFFGSRTLDFLPDGNSLQRFEAAKDVRHSLLLEQPSLQAAVSSWHSDFELQEILRKGSYTVQGRKVQVYQCEFEEHWALGLVSRHDPKSHIMEITMDQGEETQVVDPRVIHVMLAEDHFDEKGKNARRRKESDGGKGESGRRRRTASEGEEDMTLKRFKGSGEGAADGQNGSGSTKASEEGMVTWGAELAGGGRRVNSSSSEVTQVYASPNSTSSQMDQSNTPPRYTKENGRALSTQDRQGSADSTTTATPIPPPLKQAPSPFSNTSFPSLGQMPSLVPGALAPKPSPAGPTLEREEPSQSTNPKMAALVSPGPVTISSPSQASAPSMALSASLGFSPKPPVWKGTTNQSEGSKTPILAAAGFRLPQSKPAGASVFGEVSSKTSASSNTPSASQESSRPFGFAFGGTKNNKAQPQQQDQNLFFQCMTGQKTGQNPGGPNQNQTLGQSQSKDTNYFTAVSESLSKKPPSLFKPSVLAPASAGLFSSATALLKEQSKVPETQSAGNGVLNKHFAGDKLSPSFSSGSGGMRCSGLGMGAMDTPLALASGALGGANNRSGTNGAAVGGFGTKTDSHQNLFLQGSKEPSNPFLAYGEKLSHSPFSGKPAPLEPETLGPSSASESKSNLFTMVELPKGILSSPFASLSAAAASSSSSPAPGFTQRPQSVTSSKPKEGSSTADQGSSAEGGSLDDRPSSTSGFPMFGSAVAGGSGENAPMPFDQGQAQKFALEERGQASKRDSDSSDNSDLSDLSETEEGLERGHAHGGLAGPVKEGAMLLQKGKGPGVAKSRPRNKPFKVGQSVLKDVTKVRRLKQSGESFLQDGSCINVAPHLHKCRECRMERYRKYREQEPDDDDPNVACRFFHFRRLAFTRKGILRVEGFLSPQQSDAMAMGLWLPSPSVQEGLDLDTSKYILANVGDQFCQLVMSEKEAMMMVEPHQKVAWKRAVRGVREMCDVCETTVFNIHWVCRKCGFGVCLDCYRQRRNRPMEEVDEGPDDEVFSWLKCVKGQRHEPQNLMPTQIIPGTALYNIGDMVHSARGKWGIKANCPCTSRHHRPLVRPSAPNGISQQSAVSSSTGSSGSGPITGGGGPAGSTTPKPEEAEMTVVKTEPTSTTTSSEGGGGGVDTNGANHTCAPPNPAQTPTPKDPRPSTGEGNSTALHWLADLATQKAKVEDTKDSGSMRSVMGRDTRSPFGLDSFSALSKPSSSSSSPKLFNSLLLGSSNTQPKPEGSSLRDLLNSGPGRLPQGPGDSGVTFPSVFSTSAAGDKLKGSLPNFLDHIIASVVETKKAEGRRLGEGGSELGGVGRRDGVMGLSVLDPHTSHSWLCDGRLLCLQDPSNTNNWKIFRECWKQGQPVLVSGIHKRLKGALWRPEAFSEEFGDQDVDLVNCRNCAIISDVKVRDFWDGFQIISKRLKGSDGQPMVLKLKDWPPGEDFRDMMPTRFDDLMDNLPLPEYTKRDGRLNLASRLPNFFVRPDLGPKMYNAYGLMETEDRSVGTTNLHLDVSDAVNVMVYVGIPEGEGDHVKEVMTTIEEGDVDEMTKRRVYEAKEKPGALWHIYSAKDAEKIRELLRKVGEEQGQENPPDHDPIHDQSWYLDGVLRRRLYEEYGVQGWAIVQFLGDAVFIPAGAPHQVHNLYSCIKVAEDFVSPEHVKHCFRLTQEFRHLSTTHSNHEDKLQVKNIIYHAVKDAVGTLRAHEPKLARS, encoded by the exons ATGGGGGACTCTCTTGAACTGATTGGGAAGCGACTTCTACTGCTCCTCAACGATGGCAGGTCCGCAGCCGGACCCGAAGCGGATCAGTCCACTTGGACTCGCGACTGGCTCCGGGGGACCGTCCGGGCTGTCAGCGTCATAGGTTTGGCCAGCCCAGGGGTAGAGGTGAGCGGAGGAGAGGCGACAACAACAGCAGCTGCGGGGCTGACG GTGTTTGTGGAGTTTGAGGACTGTGCGTGGCGCAGGCGCTCCTGGGTACAGGTGTacggggaggaggtgagagctgTACTGGTAGAGAGTGCCATTGTCTGGGCTAACTGCAGTCAGCCCAACCAGAACCACCCTGCAGCTGGAGTAACCTCTGGGATAGCCTGGCCAGCTCTG GTGTTCCGGTGTCTAGTGGACCGTGTGGGTCTGGGTTCCCTGGTCCCAGTGGAGTTCTTTGGGAGCAGAACCCTGGACTTCCTCCCTGATGGGAATTCACTCCAGAGATTTGAG GCAGCGAAAGACGTGAGGCACTCTCTCCTGCTGGAGCAGCCTTCTCTGCAGGCTGCAGTTTCCAGCTGGCACAGTGACTTTGAGCTGCAGGAGATCCTCAGGAAGG GCTCCTACACCGTCCAGGGCCGGAAGGTTCAGGTGTACCAGTGTGAGTTTGAGGAGCACTGGGCCCTGGGCCTGGTCTCTCGGCACGACCCCAAATCACACATCATGGAGATCACCAtggaccag GGAGAGGAGACTCAGGTGGTGGATCCCCGGGTAATACACGTGATGCTGGCTGAAGATCACTTTGATGAG AAAGGGAAGAATGCTCgacggaggaaggagagtgacggaGGGAAGGGCGAGAGCGGCCGTAGACGGAGGACAGCCTCGGAGGGCGAGGAGGACATGACCCTGAAGCGCTTTAAGGGTTCGGGAGAGGGAGCAGCGGATGGACAGAACGGGAGCGGCTCCACCAAGGCCTCTGAAGAGGGGATGGTGACATGGGGAGCAGAGTTAGCAGGAGGAGGACGCAGAGTGAACAGCAGTTCCTCCGAAGTCACACAGGTTTACGCCTCCCCGAACAGCACTTCCTCCCAGATGGACCAATCAAACACTCCGCCTCGCTACACCAAAGAGAACGGACGTGCCCTCTCCACACAAGACAGACAGGGGTCTGCTGACTCCACCACCACAGCCACCCCCATTCCACCCCCCCTCAAACAagccccctcccccttctccaacacttccttcccctctctgggCCAGATGCCCAGCCTGGTCCCTGGAGCTCTGGCCCCAAAACCCTCCCCGGCAGGACCCACCCTAGAGAGAGAAGAGCCATCCCAGTCTACCAACCCCAAGATGGCTGCCCTAGTCTCCCCAGGCCCGGTGACCATCTCATCCCCATCTCAAGCCAGTGCCCCCAGCATGGCGCTCTCTGCCTCCCTTGGCTTCAGCCCCAAACCCCCTGTCTGGAAAGGAACAACCAACCAGTCGGAG GGCTCTAAGACTCCCATCCTGGCTGCGGCTGGGTTCCGGCTTCCCCAGTCCAAGCCTGCTGGGGCTTCTGTGTTCGGAGAGGTGAGCTCCAAGACCAGCGCTTCCTCCAACACACCGTCAGCCTCCCAGGAATCCTCTAGACCCTTTGGATTTGCCTTTGGAGGCACCAAGAACAACAAGGCCCAACCGCAGCAGCAAGACCAGAACTTATTCTTCCAGTGTATGACTGGTCAGAAGACTGGCCAGAACCCTGGTGGTCCTAACCAGAACCAGACTCTGGGTCAGAGCCAGTCTAAGGACACCAATTACTtcacagcagtgtcagagagctTGAGTAAGAAGCCTCCTAGCCTGTTCAAGCCCTCTGTCCTGGCCCCGGCATCAGCTGGCCTGTTTAGCTCAGCTACAGCTCTTCTCAAAGAGCAATCCAAAGTGCCTGAGACCCAGTCGGCAGGCAACGGAGTGCTCAACAAGCATTTTGCAGGGGACAAACTCTCACCTTCCTTCAGCAGTGGTTCTGGGGGGATGAGGTGCTCTGGTCTGGGCATGGGGGCGAtggacactccactggctctggcCTCTGGAGCTCTGGGTGGTGCTAACAACAGGAGTGGCACTAACGGTGCCGCGGTGGGCGGCTTCGGCACCAAGACAGACAGCCACCAGAACCTGTTCCTCCAGGGCTCCAAGGAGCCCTCCAACCCCTTCCTGGCCTACGGGGAGAAGCTCTCCCACAGTCCCTTCAGTGGCAAACCAGCCCCTCTGGAGCCTGAGACCCTGGGCCCTTCTTCGGCCTCGGAGAGCAAATCCAACCTGTTCACCATGGTCGAGCTGCCCAAGGGCATTCTGTCTTCCCCCTTCGCCTCCCTCTCAGCTGCCGCTGCCTCCAGTTCTTCCTCCCCAGCCCCTGGCTTCACCCAGAGGCCCCAGTCAGTCACCTCCTCCAAGCCCAAGGAGGGTTCCTCCACAGCAGATCAGGGCTCTTCAGCTGAGGGTGGTTCTCTGGATGACCGGCCCAGCTCCACCTCGGGCTTCCCCATGTTTGGGAGTGCAGTCGCTGGAGGGAGTGGTGAGAATGCACCCAtgccttttgaccagggccaggcCCAAAAGTTTGCCCTGGAGGAGCGAGGTCAGGCATCTAAACGTGACTCTGACTCCAGCGACAACAGCGACCTGTCGGACCTAAGTGAGACAGAGGAGGGTCTGGAGAGGGGCCATGCACATGGGGGCCTCGCGGGGCCCGTCAAGGAGGGAGCCATGCTGCTGCAGAAGGGTAAAGGGCCCGGGGTGGCCAAGAGCCGGCCACGCAACAAGCCCTTTAAAG TGGGCCAGTCAGTGCTGAAGGACGTGACTAAGGTGCGTCGTCTGAAGCAGTCAGGAGAGTCATTCCTGCAGGACGGTTCCTGTATCAACGTGGCGCCCCACCTCCACAAGTGTCGCGAGTGTCGCATGGAGCGCTACAGGAAGTACCGGGAGCAGGAGCCTGACGACGACGACCCCAACGTGGCCTGCCGCTTCTTCCACTTCCGCAG GCTGGCATTCACACGTAAGGGCATCCTGCGTGTGGAGGGCTTTCTGAGCCCCCAGCAGAGTGATGCCATGGCCATGGGGCTGTGGCTTCCCTCCCCATCCGTACAGGAGGGCCTGGACCTGGACACCTCCAAGTACATCCTGGCCAACGTGGGAGACCAGTTCTGTCAGCTCGTCATGTCTGAGAAGGAGGCCATGATGATGGTTGAGCCACACC AGAAAGTGGCGTGGAAGCGTGCGGTGCGCGGCGTCAGGGAGATGTGTGACGTATGTGAGACCACCGTCTTCAACATCCACTGGGTCTGCAGGAAGTGTGGCTTCGGGGTGTGTCTGGACTGCTACCGGCAACGCAGGAACCGCCCTATGGAGG AGGTGGACGAGGGGCCTGATGACGAGGTGTTCTCCTGGTTGAAGTGTGTAAAGGGCCAGAGACACGAGCCTCAGAACCTCATGCCCACACAGATCATACCTGGAACAG ctctcTATAACATAGGGGATATGGTGCACTCAGCCAGGGGCAAATGGGGCATCAAGGCCAACTGCCCCTGCACCAGCCGACACCACAGGCCCCTAGTGCGCCCTAGCGCCCCCAATGGCATCTCACAG CAGTCTGCTGTCTCTTCCAGCACGGGGAGCAGTGGTAGTGGACCAATCACAGGTGGCGGGGGTCCAGCGGGTTCAACCACTCCTAAGCCAGAGGAGGCGGAGATGACAGTGGTCAAAACAGAGCCTACTTCCACCACAACGTCatcagaggggggaggagggggggttgatACTAACGGGGCCAACCATACCTGTGCCCCCCCAAACCCTGCCCAGACCCCCACCCCCAAAGACCCTCGCCCCTCCACAGGTGAGGGAAACTCCACTGCCCTGCATTGGTTGGCAGACCTTGCCACTCAAAAAGCCAAGGTGGAGGACACTAAAG ATTCTGGGTCGATGCGCTCTGTGATGGGCCGGGACACACGCTCTCCCTTCGGCCTGGACTCGTTCAGCGCCCTGTCCAAGCCTTCGTCTTCCTCCTCCAGTCCTAAACTGTTCAACAGCCTGCTGCTGGGCTCCAGCAACACCCAGCCCAAACCAGAGGGCTCCAGCCTCCGAGACCTTCTCAACTCTGGACCCGGGAGGCTCCCCCAGGGCCCCGGAGACTCTGGAGTAACCTTCCCATCTGTCTTCTCCACCTCAGCAGCT GGGGACAAGTTGAAGGGCAGCCTGCCTAACTTCCTGGACCATATCATCGCCTCGGTGGTGGAGACCAAGAAGGCGGAGGGCCGTCGTTTGGGGGAGGGCGGCAGTGAGCTAGGCGGGGTTGGCCGTAGGGACGGGGTTATGGGCCTCAGCGTGCTAGACCCCCACACCTCCCACTCCTGGCTCTGTGACGGACGCCTGCTCTGCCTGCAGGACCCCTCCAACACCAACAACTGGAAGATTTTCAGAGAGTGCTGGAAACAGGGCCAG ccGGTGCTGGTGTCTGGTATCCATAAGCGTCTCAAGGGGGCTCTGTGGCGGCCTGAGGCCTTCAGCGAGGAGTTTGGGGACCAGGATGTTGATCTGGTCAACTGTCGGAACTGTGCCATCATCTCTGACGTCAAGGTTCGAGACTTCTGGGACGGCTTCCAGATCATCTCCA agCGTCTGAAGGGTAGTGATGGTCAGCCCATGGTTTTGAAGCTGAAGGACTGGCCTCCTGGAGAAGACTTCAGAGACATGATGCCCACACGGTTTGATGACTTAATGGACAACCTCCCCCTCCCAGAGTACACCAAGAGAGACGGCCGTCTGAACCTGGCCTCCCGCCTGCCCAACTTCTTTGTCAGGCCAGATCTGGGGCCTAAGATGTACAATGCTTATG GTCTGATGGAGACAGAAGACCGGAGTGTTGGCACCACCAACCTGCATCTGGACGTGTCTGATGCCGTCAACGTTATGGTGTACGTGGGCATccctgagggagagggagaccacGTCAAGG
- the LOC129827833 gene encoding lysine-specific demethylase 3B-like isoform X2, with translation MGDSLELIGKRLLLLLNDGRSAAGPEADQSTWTRDWLRGTVRAVSVIGLASPGVEVSGGEATTTAAAGLTVFVEFEDCAWRRRSWVQVYGEEVRAVLVESAIVWANCSQPNQNHPAAGVTSGIAWPALVFRCLVDRVGLGSLVPVEFFGSRTLDFLPDGNSLQRFEAAKDVRHSLLLEQPSLQAAVSSWHSDFELQEILRKGSYTVQGRKVQVYQCEFEEHWALGLVSRHDPKSHIMEITMDQGEETQVVDPRVIHVMLAEDHFDEKGKNARRRKESDGGKGESGRRRRTASEGEEDMTLKRFKGSGEGAADGQNGSGSTKASEEGMVTWGAELAGGGRRVNSSSSEVTQVYASPNSTSSQMDQSNTPPRYTKENGRALSTQDRQGSADSTTTATPIPPPLKQAPSPFSNTSFPSLGQMPSLVPGALAPKPSPAGPTLEREEPSQSTNPKMAALVSPGPVTISSPSQASAPSMALSASLGFSPKPPVWKGTTNQSEGSKTPILAAAGFRLPQSKPAGASVFGEVSSKTSASSNTPSASQESSRPFGFAFGGTKNNKAQPQQQDQNLFFQCMTGQKTGQNPGGPNQNQTLGQSQSKDTNYFTAVSESLSKKPPSLFKPSVLAPASAGLFSSATALLKEQSKVPETQSAGNGVLNKHFAGDKLSPSFSSGSGGMRCSGLGMGAMDTPLALASGALGGANNRSGTNGAAVGGFGTKTDSHQNLFLQGSKEPSNPFLAYGEKLSHSPFSGKPAPLEPETLGPSSASESKSNLFTMVELPKGILSSPFASLSAAAASSSSSPAPGFTQRPQSVTSSKPKEGSSTADQGSSAEGGSLDDRPSSTSGFPMFGSAVAGGSGENAPMPFDQGQAQKFALEERGQASKRDSDSSDNSDLSDLSETEEGLERGHAHGGLAGPVKEGAMLLQKGKGPGVAKSRPRNKPFKVGQSVLKDVTKVRRLKQSGESFLQDGSCINVAPHLHKCRECRMERYRKYREQEPDDDDPNVACRFFHFRRLAFTRKGILRVEGFLSPQQSDAMAMGLWLPSPSVQEGLDLDTSKYILANVGDQFCQLVMSEKEAMMMVEPHQKVAWKRAVRGVREMCDVCETTVFNIHWVCRKCGFGVCLDCYRQRRNRPMEEVDEGPDDEVFSWLKCVKGQRHEPQNLMPTQIIPGTALYNIGDMVHSARGKWGIKANCPCTSRHHRPLVRPSAPNGISQSAVSSSTGSSGSGPITGGGGPAGSTTPKPEEAEMTVVKTEPTSTTTSSEGGGGGVDTNGANHTCAPPNPAQTPTPKDPRPSTGEGNSTALHWLADLATQKAKVEDTKDSGSMRSVMGRDTRSPFGLDSFSALSKPSSSSSSPKLFNSLLLGSSNTQPKPEGSSLRDLLNSGPGRLPQGPGDSGVTFPSVFSTSAAGDKLKGSLPNFLDHIIASVVETKKAEGRRLGEGGSELGGVGRRDGVMGLSVLDPHTSHSWLCDGRLLCLQDPSNTNNWKIFRECWKQGQPVLVSGIHKRLKGALWRPEAFSEEFGDQDVDLVNCRNCAIISDVKVRDFWDGFQIISKRLKGSDGQPMVLKLKDWPPGEDFRDMMPTRFDDLMDNLPLPEYTKRDGRLNLASRLPNFFVRPDLGPKMYNAYGLMETEDRSVGTTNLHLDVSDAVNVMVYVGIPEGEGDHVKEMDIAGCKEVMTTIEEGDVDEMTKRRVYEAKEKPGALWHIYSAKDAEKIRELLRKVGEEQGQENPPDHDPIHDQSWYLDGVLRRRLYEEYGVQGWAIVQFLGDAVFIPAGAPHQVHNLYSCIKVAEDFVSPEHVKHCFRLTQEFRHLSTTHSNHEDKLQVKNIIYHAVKDAVGTLRAHEPKLARS, from the exons ATGGGGGACTCTCTTGAACTGATTGGGAAGCGACTTCTACTGCTCCTCAACGATGGCAGGTCCGCAGCCGGACCCGAAGCGGATCAGTCCACTTGGACTCGCGACTGGCTCCGGGGGACCGTCCGGGCTGTCAGCGTCATAGGTTTGGCCAGCCCAGGGGTAGAGGTGAGCGGAGGAGAGGCGACAACAACAGCAGCTGCGGGGCTGACG GTGTTTGTGGAGTTTGAGGACTGTGCGTGGCGCAGGCGCTCCTGGGTACAGGTGTacggggaggaggtgagagctgTACTGGTAGAGAGTGCCATTGTCTGGGCTAACTGCAGTCAGCCCAACCAGAACCACCCTGCAGCTGGAGTAACCTCTGGGATAGCCTGGCCAGCTCTG GTGTTCCGGTGTCTAGTGGACCGTGTGGGTCTGGGTTCCCTGGTCCCAGTGGAGTTCTTTGGGAGCAGAACCCTGGACTTCCTCCCTGATGGGAATTCACTCCAGAGATTTGAG GCAGCGAAAGACGTGAGGCACTCTCTCCTGCTGGAGCAGCCTTCTCTGCAGGCTGCAGTTTCCAGCTGGCACAGTGACTTTGAGCTGCAGGAGATCCTCAGGAAGG GCTCCTACACCGTCCAGGGCCGGAAGGTTCAGGTGTACCAGTGTGAGTTTGAGGAGCACTGGGCCCTGGGCCTGGTCTCTCGGCACGACCCCAAATCACACATCATGGAGATCACCAtggaccag GGAGAGGAGACTCAGGTGGTGGATCCCCGGGTAATACACGTGATGCTGGCTGAAGATCACTTTGATGAG AAAGGGAAGAATGCTCgacggaggaaggagagtgacggaGGGAAGGGCGAGAGCGGCCGTAGACGGAGGACAGCCTCGGAGGGCGAGGAGGACATGACCCTGAAGCGCTTTAAGGGTTCGGGAGAGGGAGCAGCGGATGGACAGAACGGGAGCGGCTCCACCAAGGCCTCTGAAGAGGGGATGGTGACATGGGGAGCAGAGTTAGCAGGAGGAGGACGCAGAGTGAACAGCAGTTCCTCCGAAGTCACACAGGTTTACGCCTCCCCGAACAGCACTTCCTCCCAGATGGACCAATCAAACACTCCGCCTCGCTACACCAAAGAGAACGGACGTGCCCTCTCCACACAAGACAGACAGGGGTCTGCTGACTCCACCACCACAGCCACCCCCATTCCACCCCCCCTCAAACAagccccctcccccttctccaacacttccttcccctctctgggCCAGATGCCCAGCCTGGTCCCTGGAGCTCTGGCCCCAAAACCCTCCCCGGCAGGACCCACCCTAGAGAGAGAAGAGCCATCCCAGTCTACCAACCCCAAGATGGCTGCCCTAGTCTCCCCAGGCCCGGTGACCATCTCATCCCCATCTCAAGCCAGTGCCCCCAGCATGGCGCTCTCTGCCTCCCTTGGCTTCAGCCCCAAACCCCCTGTCTGGAAAGGAACAACCAACCAGTCGGAG GGCTCTAAGACTCCCATCCTGGCTGCGGCTGGGTTCCGGCTTCCCCAGTCCAAGCCTGCTGGGGCTTCTGTGTTCGGAGAGGTGAGCTCCAAGACCAGCGCTTCCTCCAACACACCGTCAGCCTCCCAGGAATCCTCTAGACCCTTTGGATTTGCCTTTGGAGGCACCAAGAACAACAAGGCCCAACCGCAGCAGCAAGACCAGAACTTATTCTTCCAGTGTATGACTGGTCAGAAGACTGGCCAGAACCCTGGTGGTCCTAACCAGAACCAGACTCTGGGTCAGAGCCAGTCTAAGGACACCAATTACTtcacagcagtgtcagagagctTGAGTAAGAAGCCTCCTAGCCTGTTCAAGCCCTCTGTCCTGGCCCCGGCATCAGCTGGCCTGTTTAGCTCAGCTACAGCTCTTCTCAAAGAGCAATCCAAAGTGCCTGAGACCCAGTCGGCAGGCAACGGAGTGCTCAACAAGCATTTTGCAGGGGACAAACTCTCACCTTCCTTCAGCAGTGGTTCTGGGGGGATGAGGTGCTCTGGTCTGGGCATGGGGGCGAtggacactccactggctctggcCTCTGGAGCTCTGGGTGGTGCTAACAACAGGAGTGGCACTAACGGTGCCGCGGTGGGCGGCTTCGGCACCAAGACAGACAGCCACCAGAACCTGTTCCTCCAGGGCTCCAAGGAGCCCTCCAACCCCTTCCTGGCCTACGGGGAGAAGCTCTCCCACAGTCCCTTCAGTGGCAAACCAGCCCCTCTGGAGCCTGAGACCCTGGGCCCTTCTTCGGCCTCGGAGAGCAAATCCAACCTGTTCACCATGGTCGAGCTGCCCAAGGGCATTCTGTCTTCCCCCTTCGCCTCCCTCTCAGCTGCCGCTGCCTCCAGTTCTTCCTCCCCAGCCCCTGGCTTCACCCAGAGGCCCCAGTCAGTCACCTCCTCCAAGCCCAAGGAGGGTTCCTCCACAGCAGATCAGGGCTCTTCAGCTGAGGGTGGTTCTCTGGATGACCGGCCCAGCTCCACCTCGGGCTTCCCCATGTTTGGGAGTGCAGTCGCTGGAGGGAGTGGTGAGAATGCACCCAtgccttttgaccagggccaggcCCAAAAGTTTGCCCTGGAGGAGCGAGGTCAGGCATCTAAACGTGACTCTGACTCCAGCGACAACAGCGACCTGTCGGACCTAAGTGAGACAGAGGAGGGTCTGGAGAGGGGCCATGCACATGGGGGCCTCGCGGGGCCCGTCAAGGAGGGAGCCATGCTGCTGCAGAAGGGTAAAGGGCCCGGGGTGGCCAAGAGCCGGCCACGCAACAAGCCCTTTAAAG TGGGCCAGTCAGTGCTGAAGGACGTGACTAAGGTGCGTCGTCTGAAGCAGTCAGGAGAGTCATTCCTGCAGGACGGTTCCTGTATCAACGTGGCGCCCCACCTCCACAAGTGTCGCGAGTGTCGCATGGAGCGCTACAGGAAGTACCGGGAGCAGGAGCCTGACGACGACGACCCCAACGTGGCCTGCCGCTTCTTCCACTTCCGCAG GCTGGCATTCACACGTAAGGGCATCCTGCGTGTGGAGGGCTTTCTGAGCCCCCAGCAGAGTGATGCCATGGCCATGGGGCTGTGGCTTCCCTCCCCATCCGTACAGGAGGGCCTGGACCTGGACACCTCCAAGTACATCCTGGCCAACGTGGGAGACCAGTTCTGTCAGCTCGTCATGTCTGAGAAGGAGGCCATGATGATGGTTGAGCCACACC AGAAAGTGGCGTGGAAGCGTGCGGTGCGCGGCGTCAGGGAGATGTGTGACGTATGTGAGACCACCGTCTTCAACATCCACTGGGTCTGCAGGAAGTGTGGCTTCGGGGTGTGTCTGGACTGCTACCGGCAACGCAGGAACCGCCCTATGGAGG AGGTGGACGAGGGGCCTGATGACGAGGTGTTCTCCTGGTTGAAGTGTGTAAAGGGCCAGAGACACGAGCCTCAGAACCTCATGCCCACACAGATCATACCTGGAACAG ctctcTATAACATAGGGGATATGGTGCACTCAGCCAGGGGCAAATGGGGCATCAAGGCCAACTGCCCCTGCACCAGCCGACACCACAGGCCCCTAGTGCGCCCTAGCGCCCCCAATGGCATCTCACAG TCTGCTGTCTCTTCCAGCACGGGGAGCAGTGGTAGTGGACCAATCACAGGTGGCGGGGGTCCAGCGGGTTCAACCACTCCTAAGCCAGAGGAGGCGGAGATGACAGTGGTCAAAACAGAGCCTACTTCCACCACAACGTCatcagaggggggaggagggggggttgatACTAACGGGGCCAACCATACCTGTGCCCCCCCAAACCCTGCCCAGACCCCCACCCCCAAAGACCCTCGCCCCTCCACAGGTGAGGGAAACTCCACTGCCCTGCATTGGTTGGCAGACCTTGCCACTCAAAAAGCCAAGGTGGAGGACACTAAAG ATTCTGGGTCGATGCGCTCTGTGATGGGCCGGGACACACGCTCTCCCTTCGGCCTGGACTCGTTCAGCGCCCTGTCCAAGCCTTCGTCTTCCTCCTCCAGTCCTAAACTGTTCAACAGCCTGCTGCTGGGCTCCAGCAACACCCAGCCCAAACCAGAGGGCTCCAGCCTCCGAGACCTTCTCAACTCTGGACCCGGGAGGCTCCCCCAGGGCCCCGGAGACTCTGGAGTAACCTTCCCATCTGTCTTCTCCACCTCAGCAGCT GGGGACAAGTTGAAGGGCAGCCTGCCTAACTTCCTGGACCATATCATCGCCTCGGTGGTGGAGACCAAGAAGGCGGAGGGCCGTCGTTTGGGGGAGGGCGGCAGTGAGCTAGGCGGGGTTGGCCGTAGGGACGGGGTTATGGGCCTCAGCGTGCTAGACCCCCACACCTCCCACTCCTGGCTCTGTGACGGACGCCTGCTCTGCCTGCAGGACCCCTCCAACACCAACAACTGGAAGATTTTCAGAGAGTGCTGGAAACAGGGCCAG ccGGTGCTGGTGTCTGGTATCCATAAGCGTCTCAAGGGGGCTCTGTGGCGGCCTGAGGCCTTCAGCGAGGAGTTTGGGGACCAGGATGTTGATCTGGTCAACTGTCGGAACTGTGCCATCATCTCTGACGTCAAGGTTCGAGACTTCTGGGACGGCTTCCAGATCATCTCCA agCGTCTGAAGGGTAGTGATGGTCAGCCCATGGTTTTGAAGCTGAAGGACTGGCCTCCTGGAGAAGACTTCAGAGACATGATGCCCACACGGTTTGATGACTTAATGGACAACCTCCCCCTCCCAGAGTACACCAAGAGAGACGGCCGTCTGAACCTGGCCTCCCGCCTGCCCAACTTCTTTGTCAGGCCAGATCTGGGGCCTAAGATGTACAATGCTTATG GTCTGATGGAGACAGAAGACCGGAGTGTTGGCACCACCAACCTGCATCTGGACGTGTCTGATGCCGTCAACGTTATGGTGTACGTGGGCATccctgagggagagggagaccacGTCAAGG AGATGGATATCGCTGGATGTAAAG